The following proteins come from a genomic window of Castor canadensis chromosome 17, mCasCan1.hap1v2, whole genome shotgun sequence:
- the Percc1 gene encoding protein PERCC1, which translates to MAAGVIRPLCDFRLPLPTHQPFLSSDPEPPETSEEEEEEEDEEEEDGDEELEDKRPQGRSPAPQSPSSPETPLQLLRFSELISGDIQRYFGSKDKGQDPDACDIYGDSRQASHSARELYYADLVCLAQAGPLEDEEATEPGVHSPEGQVWRPGLGGDGAPPLGPLAELFDYGLRQFSEPSTSAGHRLRLERKYSHIIPMTQRKLPPSFWKEPAPSPLGLLHPGTPDFSDLLASWSAETDPELQGVGAQALEGAQLAEA; encoded by the coding sequence ATGGCGGCAGGTGTGATACGGCCTCTCTGTGACTTCCGGCTGCCCCTACCAACCCACCAACCCTTCTTGTCCTCAGACCCAGAACCTCCAGAAACttctgaggaggaagaggaggaggaagacgaaGAAGAGGAGGATGGGGATGAGGAACTGGAGGACAAAAGGCCACAGGGCCGCAGCCCAGCCCCCCAGAGTCCCAGCAGCCCTGAGACTCCACTCCAGCTGCTACGTTTCTCGGAGCTCATCAGTGGTGACATCCAGCGGTACTTTGGCAGCAAGGACAAGGGACAGGACCCAGATGCTTGCGATATCTATGGTGACAGCCGCCAGGCCAGCCATTCTGCCCGGGAGCTGTACTATGCTGACCTGGTATGCCTGGCCCAGGCTGGGCCACTGGAGGATGAGGAGGCCACAGAGCCTGGGGTCCACTCGCCTGAGGGGCAGGTGTGGAGGCCGGGCCTTGGTGGGGATGGGGCACCACCACTGGGGCCCCTAGCCGAGCTCTTTGACTACGGGCTACGGCAGTTCTCAGAGCCCAGCACGTCAGCTGGCCACAGACTGAGGCTAGAGCGGAAGTACAGTCACATCATCCCTATGACCCAGAGGAAGCTACCTCCATCTTTCTGGAAGGAGCCAGCACCCAGCCCTCTGGGCCTGCTCCATCCTGGCACACCAGACTTCAGTGATCTGCTGGCCAGTTGGTCAGCTGAGACTGACCCTGAACTGCAAGGTGTGGGTGCCCAGGCCCTGGAGGGAGCACAGCTAGCCGAGGCATAG